Proteins encoded together in one Allomeiothermus silvanus DSM 9946 window:
- a CDS encoding ROK family protein — protein sequence MSVAFLAIGTGLGAAVARGTTVWSGDNGRAGEIGYLPFVSPVGQILEETLSGVGLSRLYWHFGGRGGAEEALRGRNRAAQQAREVLLEALAYAVSVLTLSYDPGRIVLGGGVGLHLGPWLPQVSERLAACLPFVVPLMISSQGDIVTQQGAVILAIRRAEQELW from the coding sequence ATGTCGGTAGCTTTTCTAGCGATCGGCACTGGGTTGGGTGCGGCGGTGGCGCGGGGTACCACGGTCTGGTCTGGAGATAACGGACGGGCGGGGGAGATTGGCTACCTGCCCTTCGTTTCGCCGGTAGGTCAGATCCTAGAGGAGACTCTTTCCGGAGTGGGACTCAGCCGGCTTTATTGGCACTTCGGGGGTCGAGGGGGGGCTGAGGAGGCTCTGCGTGGACGTAACCGTGCGGCGCAGCAGGCCCGGGAAGTGTTGTTAGAGGCACTAGCTTACGCCGTAAGTGTGCTCACCCTGAGCTACGATCCTGGACGGATCGTACTGGGTGGGGGAGTGGGATTGCACCTAGGACCCTGGCTCCCTCAGGTGAGTGAGCGACTCGCGGCCTGCCTGCCTTTCGTAGTTCCTCTGATGATCTCGAGCCAGGGGGACATTGTAACTCAGCAAGGAGCGGTGATACTGGCAATCCGTCGTGCTGAACAGGAGCTGTGGTAA